The Flavobacteriales bacterium nucleotide sequence TGCAGAAGGCAACCTTCGAAAGAGTTACGATTCGATGAGTGTGCTTGTGAAGAAAGCGCTTCAGGAAGTGGAAGAAGCGGCTACAAAAGATGGAGGTATTACCGGTGTGCCAACAGGCTTTACTGAATTGGACAAAATGACCAACGGTTGGCAGAAATCTGACCTATTGATCATTGCCGCCCGACCTGCCATGGGTAAAACAGCATTCGTGCTTTCGATGGCACGCAACATGGCGGTCGATTTCAAACGTCCCATTGCTTTCTTCTCATTGGAGATGGCTTCCATTCAATTGGTCAACCGACTTATTTCCAGCGAATCTGGAATTCCTGGTGAGAAGCTAAAGAAAGGCCAACTCGACAAATCGGATTGGGAACACATGCACGCTTCATTGAAGCAACTTGGTGAAGCTCCGATTTTCATTGATGATACAGCAGCATTGTCCGTGTTCGAACTTCGCGCCAAGTGCCGTAGATTAAAAGCTCAGCACGACATACAAATGATCGTGATCGATTATTTGCAATTGATGACTGCTGGCGGAAGCCAGAAAGGTGGAAACCGTGAACAAGAGATCAGTACAATTTCACGCTCATTGAAGAGTTTGGCAAAAGAACTGGAAGTTCCTGTCATAGCACTTTCGCAGTTGAGTCGTGCGGTTGAAACCCGAGGCGGCACAAAACGACCAATGCTATCTGACCTTCGTGAATCCGGAGCAATTGAGCAGGATGCTGACATGGTCATGTTCCTCTATCGTCCAGAATATTATGGCATCGAAGTTTCGGAAGAAACCAACTTGCCAACGGAAGGATTGACGGAGCTAATTGTGGCAAAACACAGAAGTGGTGCAACAGGAACGGTTCCATTGCGTTTCATCAATAGTTTGGCAAAGTTCACCAACTATGACGACCCAGAATTCAGTATTGCTGGTGGACCAAGCGCCATGCCACGATCATCAGAATTCGATAGTCCGAATGTGATGACTAAAATGTCGAGGATGGATGATCTTGACGATCTGGAAGACGATGATGATTCGGTATTTTAAATCAATAATAGCAACCCTTGCGTTTATCTTGATAAGCAGCCAACTCATGGCGGCTTATCTTCTTATTCCTATGGATGATTCGCAAAAGAATCATCTCAAAGCCTACGGTATTGCCTATTGGGTGTTGCAGGCCGAAGTCGAAGTAGACTGGCTACTCAACTACCGTGGTGGCAGTTTTATGTGCAAATACGCCAAGGAAATTGAGAGCGAATGCATGATAAGAGGTGTGAGTTTCGAGATTATTGCTGATGCCCAATCAACGGCTATCCTTCAAGAAATTGCTGATCCAGAAGTAAATATGGACATTGCCAAATTGGAAAAGGTTCCCAAAATCGCTGTCTATAGCCCAAAAAACAAGCAACCATGGGACGATGCAGTTACGCTTGTTCTCACCTACGCTGAAGTTCCCTACGATGTTATCTATGATGATGAGGTGCTGGATGGAAAACTGCTCCTTTACGATTGGCTCCATCTGCATCACGAAGATTTTACTGGGCAATACGGACGATTTTGGAATAGTTACAGAAATGCTCCTTGGTATCAAGAACAAGTTCAATATTCTGAGGAAATGGCCAGAAGGAATGGCTTCAATAAAGTTTCCGAGCTCAAACTTGCTGTAGCCAACAAGATCAAGGAATACACGGCTGGAGGCGGATTTCTTTTTGCCATGTGTTCTGGAACAGACTCTTACGACATCGCTTTATCAGCGCATCAAATTGACATTTGCGAATCCATGTTCGATGGAGATGCCTCTACCCCCAACTACAACAGCCAGCTCGATTACCAGAACTGCATCGCATTCGACAACTTCCAACTGATCACCGATCCTGCCAAATACGAGTTCTCAAACATCGATGCAACAGAGTCGCGCCAAGGAAAGGTCACCGAAAAAACCGACTACTTCGCACTGTTTGAATTCTCCGCCAAATGGGATCCAGTGCCCACAATGCTTTGCCAAAATCATGAGCAGCTCATCAAAGGCTTCATGGGACAGACCACCGCATTCCGCAAACAATTCATAAAAACGGATGTGCTCATTATGGGCGAGAACAAATCACTTCAGGAAGCGCGTTACATTCATGGTACGCTCGGAAAAGGCCAATGGACCTTCTACGGTGGCCACGACCCAGAAGACTACCAACACTTCGTTTACGATCCACCAACAGATCTTAACCTCCATCCAGATTCGCCAGGTTATCGACTGATTCTCAACAATATATTATTCCCAGCAGCTCGCAAGAAAAAGCAGAAAACCTGATCATATTTAAACGACTGGTATAAGTTATTGGGCGTTCCCCCGAATTGCTCCGTAAACTGCGCAATCGGTGTCGGGCTGTTCGCTATATCTTTTTTCAGAACGGCCGCTGAGCGAGCTTAGCCGAAGCCTGAGTGAAGTCGAAGACAGAGAGAAGTCGAAGTGAAAGAGAACGAAAAAAGGATGCCGCTACCATCCCTAACGCAAGCCAACTTTAGATCTTACATTGAAACATCATAGAGGCAATGGATACAGAAATTGTCAATCCAAAAACGCCCAATTGATTCCAAACTTCCAAGCGAAATCGTTCACTGGATAATTCGGCACGCTGTAATACCTGTAGCCAAGCCAACCAGCATTAATGTGCGTGAACTTCACGAAAGCCCTCAATTTTTTCACCCGTAGATTCAAGAACACATCAATAAATGGATAATTCCCAACCTGTTTGGTGTTTTGCAAATAGAAATCAGACACAGCTGGATTGTAAGCGCTAGCTAAATAATTTGTCCAATAACTCGCCTGAACACCAACTTGCAATCTCAATTTCTTCTTAAAAAGGTCATTCTGATAATACAACATCCCATTTCCCAAGGCCAACGGAACGCGTATCTCATCTCCCGTTAATTTTAACTGAACTGCTCCATCCAAAGTCAAATGAAACCAGCGAACTCTGAAATGTTCCTGTAATCGAAACACCAGAAGTTGATTCACAGAATTGCTCTGATAAGGAAGTTTATCAGTTCCATAAACCACTAGATTATCGAGAATATGGTATGAAAAGCTTCCTCTAAATCGTAGCCGACTCTGTTCGTAAACCAATCCTGTTTTCAAATGCTGAGTTTGAAGCCATGAATTATCCCAAATGAAATGATTGCTCTGGTAGTTATCCGTAACAAAATCAGGTCTGAATAGAGAATAGTTAACAAACGCAGAAAAATGAGACTTGTCAATGGAATAGTCAAATTGCCCATCAACCTTCAGATCAAAAATATTATATCCGTAAACCATTAAATTACCGGCAGCATTCCAATCAACTTCGCCAAAAAGCTTTCCGTTCACATTTGCAAGCACTGAAACATTATGTACTTGTTTTGTAAACGTAGAATCGTACGAAATTCGATGATAATCGTGCCTTGCTCCAACGGCCAACCTGTTCAATACTTTATCCGGTAATGAATCCGATTTCACCAATTCAAATCGAAACGTATTTGATACTGAAAGCACTCTGGTAGAATCATATGTTGCAGTCGTATCAGAGTATATCTGCTCGTAAAAATGACTAGTCGTATCTGGTATATTATCATAGACCATTACGCTGCGGTCAACCGAAAAGGAATGAGAGATAGCAGGTCGATACCGATTCACATTAGATGTTGAATCCTCCTTTGCAAGAAAAAATCGATGCTCTAGTCCAACATCTACTCCTTTCCAATGATTGCTGGACTGTGGCAAATTGACAGAAATGAAACTTCGGCCACTCGTAACGTTGTTTTCAAAAATAGTATCGTTTGCAAGTCCTCCATTTTCTTCAGCAAGCAGATTGGAGTAATCAAATATGATGGCTGCTTTATACCTGCTATCCTTCGAACGAATAGTTGCAAAAACCGACATATCAGTAAACGTATTCGCTTGCCTATCATAAAACCCCAACGACTTAATCCGTTTGAAACTGAATCCAAAATTCAGCAATTGCCCAAAACCGCGTGTGAAATTCGCATGCAAATAGTTTTCCCTATTTGCCCCATTGACATATTGGACATTCGAAAACATCCTTTCCGAGAGTAAAATGGTACGTCTTTCTATCGATTTCCAAATACCCTGTCTTGACGAACGAAAATGGAATCCGAAAGATCGGTCAAAATCAAACAACACTTTATGATCAGCAGAGCCAATATTTCCCAGATCATTCCTTACAGGAGAAGTGGCATTAAAAGGATGAAAGTTCTGGACTCCCTGAAGCTGATTGAGCAGATAGTGCCCTTCTTCACCATACACCCAATCACTAAAAGTGTACTCCTTAACGTTTAGGGTATCAGAAACATTAGAAGGAAATAAGGAATCAATATGAAACTTTCCATTCTGTGCGAATCCATTGACTATTGCCAGACATAATCCGACAATCAATGGTAAAACGACAGCTATCCGAATGTTGTATGACAAAACGTTGGAAAGTATAGAAAACAAAAAACCCCGACCATTATTACATGGTCAGGGTTTAAATAAATTAAGGCAACGACATACTCTCCCACATGTTACTGTAGTACCATCTGCGCTGGTGAGCTTAACTTCTCTGTTCGGAATGGGAAGAGGTGAACCCCACCGCAATAGTCACCTTAAAGCTTTATATCAACCTAAGTTGATATTGACAATGAGGGAAGAAAATATATTGTAATTCTAAATCGCATTAGTTTGTAAAAGCTTACGGGTAATTAGTATTGCTCGGCTTTGACATTACTGCCTTTACACCTGCAACCTATCAACGTCATCGTCTCTAACGACCCTTAAAAGAAATCTAATCTTGAGGCGAGTTTCGTGCTTAGATGCTTTCAGCGCTTATCTCATCCAGACATAGCTACCCTGCGATGCAGCTGGCGCCACAACAGGTACACTAGAGGTCTGTCCATCTCGGTCCTCTCGTACTAAAGATAGGTCCTCTCAAATTTCTAACGCCCACAACAGATAGAGACCGAACTGTCTCACGACGTTCTGAACCCAGCTCGCGTGCCACTTTAATGGGCGAACAGCCCAACCCTTGGGACCTGCTCCAGCCCCAGGATGTGACGAGCCGACATCGAGGTGCCAAACCTCCCCGTCGATATGAGCTCTTGGGGGAGATCAGCCTGTTATCCCCGGCGTACCTTTTATCCTTTGAGCGATGGCCCTTCCATGCGGAACCACCGGATCACTATATCCTACTTTCGTACCTGCTCGACTTGTAGGTCTCACAGTCAAGCACCCTTATGCTATTACACTCTACGTACGGTTGCCAAGCGTACTGAGGGTACCTTTGAAAGCCTCCGTTACTCTTTTGGAGGCGACCACCCCAGTCAAACTACCCACCAAACAATGTCCTTGCATGCAAGTTAGACTCCAGATATTTAAAGGGTGGTATTTCAAGGACGACTCCACCGCTCCTAGCGAAGCAGCTTCGTAGTCTCCCACCTATCCTACACATCAAATACCCAAAGTCAATGTTAAGCTATAGTAAAGGTGCACGGGGTCTTTTCGTCCCGTTGCGGGTAATCGGCATCTTCACCGATACTACAATTTCACCGAGCTCGTGGCCGAGACAGCGCCCAGATCGTTACACCATTCGTGCAGGTCGGAACTTACCCGACAAGGAATTTCGCTACCTTAGGACCGTTATAGTTACGGCCGCCGTTTACTGGGGCTTCGATTCAAAGCTTCTCCCGAAGGATGACATCTCCTCTTAACCTTCCAGCACCGGGCAGGTGTCAGGCCTTATACTTCATCTTTCGATTTTGCAAAGCCATGTGTTTTTGATAAACAGTCGCCTGGGCCATTTCTCTGCGACCTCCCGAAGGAGGCTCCCCTTATCCCGAAGTTACGGGGTTAATTTGCCTAGTTCCTTAGCCACGGATCACTCGAGCACCTTAGGATTCTCTCCTTGACTACCTGTGTCGGTTTGCGGTACGGGTAGCTTTTACCTGAAGCTTAGAAGTTTTTCTTGGGAGTATGATTAGGACCATTATCCGCTTGCCCGAAGGCTCGCGGTACTATCAAGTTCAGCAGGGTTGGCGGATTTGCCTACCATCCCTATACCTACACTCTTTAACGTGCTATTCCGTCAGCACGCAGGTCTTTCACTTCTCCGTCACTCCATCGCAGTAAAGCTAGTACTGGAATATTAACCAGTTATCCATCCACTACCCCTTTCGGGTTCGCGTTAGGACCCGACTAACCCTCAGCTGATTAGCATTGCTGAGGAAACCTTAGTCTATCGGTGTGCGGGTTTCTCGCCCGCATTATCGTTACTCATGCCTACATTTTCTTTTCTAGACGCTCCACGGAAATTCGCAATTCCGCTTCAGCGCGACTAGAATGCTCCCCTACCACTCCTTACGGAGTCCATAGCTTCGGTGTCATGCTTATGCCCGATTATTATCCACGCCCGATCGCTCGACTAGTGAGCTGTTACGCACTCTTTAAATGAATGGCTGCTTCCAAGCCAACATCCTAGCTGTCAGTGCAATCAGACAACGTTAGATCAACTTAGCATGTACTTAGGGACCTTAGCTGATGGTCTGGGTTCTTTCCCTCTCGGACACGGACCTTAGCACCCGCGCCCTCACTGCTGAGTATATTATATAGCATTCGGAGTTTGTCAGGGTTTGGTAGGCGGTGAAGCCCCCTAGCCCAATCAGTAGCTCTACCTCTATATAACTCTACCTCAACGCTGCACCTAAATGCATTTCGGGGAGTACGAGCTATTTCCCAGTTTGATTAGCCTTTCACCCCTACCCACAGTTCATCCCAACATTTTTCAACATGAACGGGTTCGGTCCTCCACTCTGTGTTACCAGAGCTTCAACCTGACCATGGGTAGATCACCAGGTTTCGCGTCTACCCCCACTGACTATGCGCCCTATTCAGACTTGCTTTCGCTTCGGCTGCGGACCTGAAGTCCTTAACCTTGCCAGTGAGGAGTAACTCGTAGGCTCATTATGCAAAAGGCACGCGGTCACCCCGAAGGGCTCCCACCGCTTGTAAGCGCTCGGTTTCAGGTTCTATTTCACTCCCTTGTTCAGGGTACTTTTCACCTTTCCCTCACGGTACTGGTTCACTATCGGTCTCTCAGGAGTATTTAGCCTTACCAGATGGTGCTGGCAGATTCACACAGGATTTCACCGGTCCCGCGCTACTCAGGATACTGCTATGTATCAGTTTATTTTCGTGTACGGGGCTATCACCCTCTATGGCGGAAATTTCCAAAACCTTCCACTAATAAACCGAAGTCAATATTGCAGTCCTACAACCCCAAACTTGCCGTAACAAATTTGGTTTGGGCTCTTCCCCGTTCGCTCGCCACTACTTGGGGAATCATTATTATTTTCTCTTCCTCCAGTTACTTAGATGTTTCAGTTCACTGGGTTTGCTTCCTTTCGGATAATAGGTCTTCAACCTACTGGGTTGCCCCATTCGGAAATCTTCGGATCAAAGGTTATTTGCACCTTCCCGAAGCTTATCGCAGCTTATCGCGTCCTTCATCGCCTCTGAGAGCCAAGGCATCCACCGAACGCCCTTACTTGCTTTTTACAATGCTCTTGTGATTTAAAATCACTCAATATTTTCTTCCAACATGTCAAAGAACGTATCCCATTTAAGGATGGTGGAGAATATCGGAGTCGAACCGATGACCTCCTGCGTGCAAGGCAGGCGCTCTAGCCAGCTGAGCTAATCCCCCATTTCGGTTATTCAGTAGTCCCGCGCGGATTTGAACCGCGGACCTCTACATTATCAGTGTAGCGCTCTAACCAACTGAGCTACGGGACTGTTTCCCTTTTATAGGAACTTCCCCATGCTCAGTTATCAGAAATTACTGAGCCGAACGGGTTATCTTAAATGGTATAGTTATAATTGGAAAGATAAGGTAGAAGCGCAAATTCAAAACGAGCGTATGAAATTGTACTCTAAAAAGGAGGTAATCCAGCCACACCTTCCGGTACGGCTACCTTGTTACGACTTAGCCCTAGTTATCGGTTTTACCCTAGGCCGCTCCTTTCGGTGACGGACTTCAGGTACCCCCAACTTCCATGGCTTGACGGGCGGTGTGTACAAGGCCCGGGAACGTATTCACCGCGTCATTGCTGATACGCGATTACTAGCGATTCCAGCTTCACGGAGTCGAGTTGCAGACTCCGATCCGAACTGAGACCAGCTTTAGAGATTAGCATCATGTCACCATGTAGCTGCCCTTTGTACTGGCCATTGTAGCACGTGTGTAGCCCTGGACGTAAGGGCCGTGCTGACTTGACGTCATCCCCACCTTCCTCACAGCTTACGCTGGCAGTCTCCTTAGAGTCCCCGACATTACTCGCTGGCAACTAAGAATAGGGGTTGCGCTCGTTGCGGGACTTAACCCAACACCTCACGGCACGAGCTGACGACAGCCATGCAGCACCTCGCAAATTGTCCGAAGAAGAACTGGTTTCCCAGTCTGTCAAAATGCGTTCAAGCCCAGGTAAGGTTCCTCGCGTATCATCGAATTAAACCACATGCTCCACCGCTTGTGCGGGCCCCCGTCAATTCCTTTGAGTTTCAACCTTGCGATCGTACTCCCCAGGTGGATAACTTAACGCTTTCGCTTGGCCGCTGACAGTATATCGCCAACAGCGAGTTATCATCGTTTACGGCGTGGACTACCAGGGTATCTAATCCTGTTCGCTCCCCACGCTTTCGTCCCTGAGCGTCAGTATCGGCTTAGTGAGCTGCCTTCGCAATAGGTGTTCTATGTAATATCTATGCATTTCACCGCTACACTACATATTCCGCCCACTTCAACCGAACTCAAGACTAGCAGTATCAATGGCAATTCTCCAGTTAAGCTGAAGGCTTTCACCACTGACTTACAAGTCCGCCTGCGGACCCTTTAAACCCAATAAATCCGGATAACGCTTGCACCCTCCGTATTACCGCGGCTGCTGGCACGGAGTTAGCCGGTGCTTATTCTTACAGTACCTTCAGCCCTCTACACGTAGAGGGGTTTATTCCTGTATAAAAGCAGTTTACAACCCATAGGGCCTTCTTCCTGCACGCGGGATGGCTGGATCAGAGTTTCCTCCATTGTCCAATATTCCTCACTGCTGCCTCCCGTAGGAGTCTGGTCCGTGTCTCAGTACCAGTGTGGGGGATCATCCTCTCAGAACCCCTAGACATCGTTGCCTTGGTGAGCCGTTACCTCACCAACAAGCTAATGTCACGCATGCCCATCCTTAACCGTTGGAACTTTAATTACAGAAACATGCGAATCCGTAATACTATGGAGTATTAATCCAAATTTCTCTGGGCTATTCTCCTGTTAAGGGTAGGTTGCATACGCGTTACGCACCCGTTCGCCGGTCGCCACCATCCGAAGACGTGCTGCCCCTCGACTTGCATGTGTTAAGCCTCCCGCTAGCGTTCATCCTGAGCCAGGATCAAACTCTCCATTGTAAGTTTGATGTTGCTCGGTAAACCGAGCGATTCCTGACAAGATCATTGACTCGCCTACCGAAGTAGGACTTTGAATTTTTGCTTGCTACCTATCTTCCAATATTTTCAAAGAACGAATTTGTATTTGATTCAGTTTCTTAGTCTGTCTCAATCCCTGTCCGTAAACGGGTCGGCAAAAGTATTAATGTTTTTGATTTCGACAACATCTCTTGAAAAATATTTTCAAAAAATTGATTCGAAGAAAAACAACCACTCAACTCGTGAGCTATTACTTGTGTTGTTCCGACTTTCTTAAAGAACCGTTCCCGTTTTAAGGGGCGGCAAAAGTACTAATCTTTTTATCTCCCACAACATCATCTGAAATAAATATCAAAAGATTATTTTGATGAGAGAAAAACAACCACTCAACTCGTGAGTGTTTACTTGTGTTATTCCGACTTTTAAAAGAACCGTTCCGTTTTAAGGGGCGGCAAAGATACTACCGTTTTTGACATCTCAAATCCTTTTGGGAAAAATATTTTCAATTAGGGTGTAGAACATGAAACCGGAAGGATTTTTCCATTGAAGTATTTGTGACCATTTAGGGTAAAATCAAGCACGAAATCGGCCATTTGAACTGAAGTAAGAGGTGCTTGAAATTCGGGAAAGGCTTTTTGCAACATTTCTGTCTGAACAGCTCCAAAGGCCAGGCAATTAACCTTAATATTATCATCCTTGAACTCTTCTGCCAAACATTCCGATAGTCCTGCGATGGCTGATTTACTGGAACTGTAAGCGGAAAGACCCGCAAACTTTGATGCACCTTGGAATCCTCCCATGCTTCCGATATTCACAATATGTGATACCGACTGTACTCCCATCAATGGTTTCAAAAGTCGAATAAGGCGAGCAGGCGCAAAGACATTAACCTGATAAACAGCTAAAAAATCTTGCTCGTCCAACTCCGAGAACGGCTTATTGATAAGAAGCCCTGCATTATTTACCAACGCATCCACCCTATTTACCTGACAGGTTATCGACTCTAAGGAAACAGTGGAGACATCTTCTGGTAGAGAAACAAACACTTCATTCCTATTAACAGAGTTGGCATAATCAGCCAACTCGTTCAACCTTTCTCCGCGTCTAGCAATCCCAATAACCTTGGTTATCCGCCCATCGGCAATGAGTTTCTTGGTTAGCTCATATCCCACACCAGAGCTCGCTCCTGTTACAATTACATTCATTTTGTAGTCTTTCACGCAAACTTATAAGTATCTCGTCTAATGTTTCCTTCATAAATTCGAAGTATGATTCGATTTTTCATATTCCTACTATTAGTTGTATCGGCAACTTGGTCATCCGCAACTGCGCAGCTTAGAACCTTCTCCAATATATATGCAGATGAATTCTCAAACGCTTACGCGCAACACCCTCAAATACCAAAAGGACTTTTAGAAGCAGTGGCGTATAACAGAAGCAATTTCCGTTTTCTGAGCGAAAACGAACTGGAAAGTTGCGCTGGGCTACCAAAGAGTTATGGTGTTTTTGGTTTGATTGACGATGGAAATGGCTATTTCAGCAATACACTATCGATGATTTCGGAATTATCAGGAAAGGACATTTCCGAAGTCAAAATGAATCCTAACACACATATTCTTGCGTATGCTGATGCACTTACTGCGTTGCCAGTTTCAGGATGGAATGGTCCTACCATAGCGGAAAGGTTGATACATCTATCTGAGCTTCCACGCCAGACTGAAGCACAAACATTCGCTTTGGAAATTCAACTTTACCAGATTATCTCCTTATTGAGCAACCGCGAATTCATGAATCGATTAGGTTATCCAACGCTTGGAATTGACCTGGACGAAGTATTCGGAAGTAATCTGGAAGTGATTTCTGCCAAACGCATTCTGATGAATGGCGAACACATATATAATGAAAGCGGAGATACGTATCGATCTGGCGGAGGAATTGCTCCTTGTAATGATTACGTGGCAGATGCATTTGTGCAAACACCAACCTGCAACTATAGTTCGCGCAGTGGAACGGCCATAAGTGCCGTTACGATTCACACAATTCAAGGAACCTACGCTGGAGCAATCAGTTGGGCACAGAACTGCAACGCCCAGGTTTCATACCATTATGTTGTCAGCAATACAGGGCAGATCACCCAGATGGTGTGCGAAGTGGACAAAGCTTGGCACGTAGGCTCTGAAAACCCTTACACAATAGG carries:
- the dnaB gene encoding replicative DNA helicase, with product MTQDTKTRRQKPSTYTQSKQGLEHGKVPPNATDLEEAVLGALMLESDALNDVVEILKPESFYRIEHQKIFEAITDLFSKSEPIDILTVSSWLKKEGSLDLVGGPYYVSQLTDRVASSANAEFHARIIAQKFIQRELIRVSGDIYHEAFEDTTDVLDLLDKAESSLFSVAEGNLRKSYDSMSVLVKKALQEVEEAATKDGGITGVPTGFTELDKMTNGWQKSDLLIIAARPAMGKTAFVLSMARNMAVDFKRPIAFFSLEMASIQLVNRLISSESGIPGEKLKKGQLDKSDWEHMHASLKQLGEAPIFIDDTAALSVFELRAKCRRLKAQHDIQMIVIDYLQLMTAGGSQKGGNREQEISTISRSLKSLAKELEVPVIALSQLSRAVETRGGTKRPMLSDLRESGAIEQDADMVMFLYRPEYYGIEVSEETNLPTEGLTELIVAKHRSGATGTVPLRFINSLAKFTNYDDPEFSIAGGPSAMPRSSEFDSPNVMTKMSRMDDLDDLEDDDDSVF
- a CDS encoding asparagine synthetase B; its protein translation is MIRYFKSIIATLAFILISSQLMAAYLLIPMDDSQKNHLKAYGIAYWVLQAEVEVDWLLNYRGGSFMCKYAKEIESECMIRGVSFEIIADAQSTAILQEIADPEVNMDIAKLEKVPKIAVYSPKNKQPWDDAVTLVLTYAEVPYDVIYDDEVLDGKLLLYDWLHLHHEDFTGQYGRFWNSYRNAPWYQEQVQYSEEMARRNGFNKVSELKLAVANKIKEYTAGGGFLFAMCSGTDSYDIALSAHQIDICESMFDGDASTPNYNSQLDYQNCIAFDNFQLITDPAKYEFSNIDATESRQGKVTEKTDYFALFEFSAKWDPVPTMLCQNHEQLIKGFMGQTTAFRKQFIKTDVLIMGENKSLQEARYIHGTLGKGQWTFYGGHDPEDYQHFVYDPPTDLNLHPDSPGYRLILNNILFPAARKKKQKT
- a CDS encoding putative porin, which produces MSYNIRIAVVLPLIVGLCLAIVNGFAQNGKFHIDSLFPSNVSDTLNVKEYTFSDWVYGEEGHYLLNQLQGVQNFHPFNATSPVRNDLGNIGSADHKVLFDFDRSFGFHFRSSRQGIWKSIERRTILLSERMFSNVQYVNGANRENYLHANFTRGFGQLLNFGFSFKRIKSLGFYDRQANTFTDMSVFATIRSKDSRYKAAIIFDYSNLLAEENGGLANDTIFENNVTSGRSFISVNLPQSSNHWKGVDVGLEHRFFLAKEDSTSNVNRYRPAISHSFSVDRSVMVYDNIPDTTSHFYEQIYSDTTATYDSTRVLSVSNTFRFELVKSDSLPDKVLNRLAVGARHDYHRISYDSTFTKQVHNVSVLANVNGKLFGEVDWNAAGNLMVYGYNIFDLKVDGQFDYSIDKSHFSAFVNYSLFRPDFVTDNYQSNHFIWDNSWLQTQHLKTGLVYEQSRLRFRGSFSYHILDNLVVYGTDKLPYQSNSVNQLLVFRLQEHFRVRWFHLTLDGAVQLKLTGDEIRVPLALGNGMLYYQNDLFKKKLRLQVGVQASYWTNYLASAYNPAVSDFYLQNTKQVGNYPFIDVFLNLRVKKLRAFVKFTHINAGWLGYRYYSVPNYPVNDFAWKFGINWAFLD
- a CDS encoding SDR family oxidoreductase, whose translation is MNVIVTGASSGVGYELTKKLIADGRITKVIGIARRGERLNELADYANSVNRNEVFVSLPEDVSTVSLESITCQVNRVDALVNNAGLLINKPFSELDEQDFLAVYQVNVFAPARLIRLLKPLMGVQSVSHIVNIGSMGGFQGASKFAGLSAYSSSKSAIAGLSECLAEEFKDDNIKVNCLAFGAVQTEMLQKAFPEFQAPLTSVQMADFVLDFTLNGHKYFNGKILPVSCSTP